Proteins from one Microtus pennsylvanicus isolate mMicPen1 chromosome 7, mMicPen1.hap1, whole genome shotgun sequence genomic window:
- the LOC142853710 gene encoding translation machinery-associated protein 7-like, whose translation MLGREGGKKKPLKQLKKQAKEMDEEDKAFKQKQKEEQKKLEELKAKAAGKEPLATGGIKKSAKSKLFLISEMMVTLFHSYLNIWIPCHNIFAIYS comes from the coding sequence ATGTTGGGCCGGGAAGGTGGCAAAAAGAAGCCTCTGAAACAGCTCAAGAAGCAGGCCAAGGAAATGGACGAGGAAGATAAGGCTTtcaagcagaaacaaaaagaggagcagaagaaaCTCGAGGAGCTAAAAGCCAAGGCCGCGGGGAAGGAACCCCTGGCCACGGGTGGAATTAAGAAATCAGCAAAAAGTAAGCTGTTCCTCATATCTGAGATGATGGTGACCCTCTTCCATTCCTATTTAAACATCTGGATTCCCTGCCATAACATCTTTGCCATCTACAGCTAG